In the Patescibacteria group bacterium genome, one interval contains:
- a CDS encoding S1 RNA-binding domain-containing protein, with product MITKTTEKEVTNSAFADLLAKEDSFNIPKLGEIVEGVVISVSKTEVHLDIDGITTGVVRGGELIDESGDCSNLKVGDKAQATVVELENENGQMELSFRHAGHKKAWDELERLVSEGVVVDAKIVEANKGGLIVKVGRVGGFLPVSQLIPEHYPRVEGGDRNKILEKLTSFIDQKFRVKVIDVDEKEEKLIVSEKAAWEEKQKDVLAQFEIGSVVEGVVTGVVDFGAFIEFGDGLEGLVHISELAWQRIDNPRDIIKQGDKVKASVIGIDGSKISLSMKKLQTDPWKEVVKKYKIGQIVKGKVLKINPFGAFIELDHDIHGLAHISELSDQLVHNPSDIVTIGDEYKFKILSIEPNNHRLGLSLKAAQEKSKKEKPPVSTDLPDSEKKGPEIEGKEIVPEPVKTETAENEPKTKSEADPEKKENSEEKNNEQTNTIVA from the coding sequence ATGATTACTAAAACAACGGAAAAAGAGGTAACGAATAGCGCTTTCGCCGATCTTCTTGCCAAGGAAGATTCTTTTAATATACCTAAACTTGGGGAAATCGTAGAAGGAGTCGTTATCAGTGTTTCAAAAACTGAAGTGCATCTTGATATTGACGGTATTACAACCGGCGTAGTTCGCGGTGGCGAGCTGATCGATGAGTCGGGTGATTGTTCTAACTTAAAAGTCGGTGATAAAGCCCAGGCAACTGTCGTAGAACTGGAAAATGAAAACGGGCAGATGGAACTGTCGTTTCGGCATGCCGGACATAAAAAGGCTTGGGATGAACTGGAAAGATTGGTTAGCGAGGGAGTTGTTGTTGATGCCAAAATTGTGGAGGCAAATAAAGGCGGCCTGATTGTCAAAGTCGGCCGTGTCGGTGGATTTTTACCTGTGTCACAATTAATCCCGGAGCACTACCCGCGCGTCGAAGGCGGAGATCGTAATAAAATATTAGAAAAACTGACATCATTTATTGATCAGAAGTTCAGAGTAAAAGTAATTGACGTTGATGAAAAAGAAGAAAAACTGATTGTCTCAGAAAAAGCAGCGTGGGAGGAAAAGCAAAAAGATGTCTTAGCGCAGTTTGAAATCGGATCGGTAGTAGAGGGTGTTGTTACCGGTGTTGTGGACTTTGGAGCATTTATTGAGTTCGGTGACGGACTAGAAGGCCTGGTTCATATTTCTGAGTTAGCCTGGCAACGCATTGATAACCCTCGGGATATCATCAAGCAAGGTGATAAGGTAAAAGCTTCGGTTATCGGCATTGATGGTTCCAAAATATCGCTCAGCATGAAGAAACTGCAGACCGATCCTTGGAAAGAAGTAGTCAAAAAATACAAGATCGGCCAGATTGTTAAAGGCAAGGTCTTAAAGATCAACCCTTTTGGCGCCTTCATCGAGTTAGACCACGATATCCACGGACTTGCACATATTTCAGAATTATCCGACCAGCTGGTACATAACCCGTCTGACATTGTAACAATCGGGGATGAATATAAATTCAAGATACTTTCAATTGAGCCGAATAACCACAGGCTCGGATTGTCTCTGAAAGCCGCTCAAGAAAAGAGCAAAAAAGAAAAGCCCCCGGTTTCAACCGATCTCCCTGATTCTGAAAAAAAAGGGCCAGAAATTGAAGGAAAGGAAATTGTACCGGAACCCGTAAAGACAGAAACAGCTGAAAATGAGCCGAAAACTAAATCAGAGGCAGATCCGGAAAAAAAAGAAAATAGCGAAGAAAAAAATAACGAGCAAACAAATACAATTGTTGCCTAA
- a CDS encoding MBL fold metallo-hydrolase, translating into MYITWLGQSCFKIQSHEVQVIIDPVSKTSGLRKPRFSNIDMVIVSSPEYNPSDPKIESLMIDGPGEYEAKQVFVKGIPIEHENGDPSDTVYWIEIEGITIGHLGKLNTSLSDKQLESLEGLDVLLVPVGGNGVLDAKQAAEVISQIEPRIVIPMQYKIPGLKEKRDSIDSFKKALGVNGDGTAESRLSIKKKDLPQDDMQITILAPQ; encoded by the coding sequence ATGTATATCACATGGCTTGGTCAGAGCTGTTTTAAAATTCAATCTCATGAAGTGCAGGTGATCATTGACCCTGTTAGTAAAACCAGTGGTTTAAGAAAACCGCGATTTTCAAATATAGATATGGTCATTGTCAGCAGTCCAGAATACAACCCCTCGGACCCTAAAATTGAATCATTAATGATCGATGGCCCGGGAGAGTATGAGGCGAAACAGGTTTTTGTAAAAGGGATACCAATCGAGCATGAAAATGGCGACCCTTCTGATACGGTATATTGGATTGAAATTGAGGGTATTACAATAGGGCATTTGGGTAAATTAAACACTTCACTTTCTGACAAACAACTTGAGAGTTTAGAAGGTCTGGATGTTTTACTGGTTCCAGTCGGTGGAAACGGTGTTTTGGATGCAAAACAGGCCGCGGAAGTGATCAGTCAGATTGAACCGAGGATCGTAATCCCAATGCAGTATAAGATTCCCGGTCTAAAAGAAAAGAGAGATTCAATTGATAGTTTTAAAAAAGCGCTGGGTGTAAATGGGGATGGCACGGCAGAAAGCCGTTTATCGATCAAGAAGAAAGATTTACCTCAAGATGATATGCAGATAACAATCTTAGCGCCACAGTAA